In Notolabrus celidotus isolate fNotCel1 chromosome 22, fNotCel1.pri, whole genome shotgun sequence, the genomic stretch gagacagagaggaggagtacCTGGCTGAAATATCTTGTAGTAAGGGCTGTAGGCCACATTGAGGCCACCCAGCTTGACAGCGACCTCGTAGCGTCCGGCTTTGCGCACCGTGAAGGCCACTTTGACGACattgggttctggttcttgCAGGACTTCCTGTGTCACAGGGATGTCCAGAGCCAGTTCAATGTGGGTGATGTTGACCCTAAGTCCCACAGGTCGATGGGCTGGGAAAGGTTGGCCATTTTTATAGAACAGCTGCAAAGACACATGTACAAAATGAGTCTAATTCAATATAGACGACACAAAATCTAATTTAACACTCCTCAATGTGTTTGCTAACAAAACACTCATGGTAACATATTTTACTTTAACTAGTTTACTTTAACTGAATATGGAGCAGTTATCACCTGGACCCTGAAGCTCATCGTCTGCCCCACTTCCTGCGGCTCCTTCCAATCCCAGGACACCTTGCAGGAGCGTGGGTCCAGGTAGTTTCCCCGGACATAGTCGTAGATGCTGCGGTCCCCGCGTCGCCCTGGATCCTCATTCTGCAGGAAGCTAACAACTCTCGCTGCAAGCTCACAGAGGAACTTGATGGTAAAGACAAATGCTATGATGGAAACAGTAATTCCACCTGcgaaggaagagaaggagacaaGCTCATTAGTTGCGTTTCTTTGGTTTCGAAAGAAGCTGATTCACTACTGAAAGAGGAAAGGTTAAAGTCTCACGGAACAAACATTTTACAACAAATCCTCAGGTTATAAAACCACCACAAAGCAATCAGTGTAATCTGTAATAACACGGTTAAAAGTTTAAGtctaaacagttaactcaccAATCACGTAAAACATGAGGTCCCTTATCAAGAAGCACAGTGCCACACTACAGCCAAATATAAGAGCTCCAGCTGGAAAGAGAAGAGCAGATAGTAAcaatgaataattaaaataaagacaacacgCTCTACCTGCTCTGAATCAGCTGCTTTTGTTTGGATGCTTCTCTTGCAAACACAAGCCTTGTGATTATTCATTGCACAGCTGTTTGgagtgcttgattctgattggtcatcaCATGGCAACATCGGGGGTTTTTTTAAGTGGAAGGAAGAGATGagaacagcagaggaaaaagaTAGGAGAGGttaaacaccaaaacacaactAAAAATGTTTGAAGTTGCAGCACTGCTTGTAGTCTTGTTCACCTCATTTCACTTCAACatcaaatgttcagtttaatatgCGTTCAATCCTGCAGCTGGCGTTTTGATAGTGGAGTACAGAGtgagagaagacatgcagcaaaggctGGTgcccgggaatcgaaccagcgaccgctgcaatgaggactgtagcttctgaATATGGAGCGGATGGCCAATTGGTGCCTCACTCCTCGAAGACTGATTTTCAACACAGTGATGGAGGAGTGATGAGATAGAATAGCcattatttgtcattgtcaggtgtacaatgaaattagaagcactgctcctgaaggtgcatttggtaaataaataaaagattacATCTTAGACCCCTACAGTCAAAGCCTGTGAGTGGATGCTGGGTAGGTGATTGGGCTGAACAGCAGGGGTGATGACTGAGTTGAGGGGTCGACTAAAAATCTGTCAGCTTTAATAGATCGTCATATTAGGAGGACGCAGTTGTTCACTAATTATCAACCATTTATGGCTCTTCTGATCTTGTTCCTTACTGATGGCactttctatcttgtttttattgactaatggttgattttatttctatcttgttttattgactaatggttgattttatttctatcttgttttattgactaatggttgattttatttctatcttgtttttattgacttattGAATTGCTAATTTCTTGTTTATATTGAGGGTTACCTTTTTAGTAATGAGCACTCTGTCACTTTGTCATGTCTtgtcttgtgctgtttgttggttCATGTAgaaaggaggctgactcacttCAAACTAAATCCACctacaggtacaaataaagtaaccctGACCTTGATAATTGTGAGAAAGAGAAGACAGGTGCTGTTTTctaaactgcctactatactagcagtacgtactgatttggccaaaattcagtatgtagtaagtagtatgtgaacaagagcaaaatctgcagtatgccaaaacttcccAGATGTTGCactgattctggaaaatttctcagtatgcagcggaccagtcttcctcatgtactgtttcccataatgcacagcgctatcgttctgctttttattttgcttcttttttggCGGGAGACCATCAGTGTTTAGGTGcagtgaaaattattaaattccatataaaccacttattaactttttaaatcataagggTAGCTTAAGAAGCAGTTTTGGGAtaagcttggtcgttgtttacttccgctttctgaaacaggaaatcaagcaacgcctgacccagcatactgcaaaacagatccaacagaacagccatactacaTATTACCTTAAGACGCAGTATGTTAGATGCAGtaggtactgcatactacatttctagGTAGCTCGAGCTACAGTGTAGCTTGagttgcctgcctgaactagctcacaTGCATCGCTCCATTAATTAAAGCTAAGTTAGCTCACGTTAAGAAAGCTTCAGTTAACTATGGCTATGGATGCAGCTCAAACTCTGAAtaagggatgcacaatattacCGGCACGttatcggtatcggccgatATTGGTTTTAAAATGGCCAACACGCTGATATCCaccgatataattaaccgataaaagAATGGGCTGCTGCAAACATGTTGGGCTTATGTTAAATTTCAAtttaaggtacatgtagctgactaatttaagCACATtcactgtcaaagagtaaaccattttatttaatttgggtttaattgctgtacagttgcacttttcacatgttccctgtgaacagaggttaggtttacttactatgttaaatgtgaaattggtcaaatttgccctggttgtgggttttgttatgattctctcagggagagcatcatccaagttttaattAGGATGTATCTTTCTGTATGAGTTTTGTTTGAAatcaattgtcataaataaatatgcagttttaaatgttaagtatttttcttattctgcacaagaaatgaatattatatAACAAaggtgataagagtatcaccataatactgtacgcttattccaatacagaagagaatggATGATCTCTGCAATAAGGTGTGCGGGGAAAAAATATCTGTATCGGTAATCGGTtcaatgagttgtaaaatatcggcatatcggatatcggcaaaaaaatccaatatcgtgcatccctgcAGTGAGTGACACTAACTATTTTAATCAGTCGATAATCATTTTTAGATCAATAAAGCCAAGTCcaaattaaatgttgaaatgtaaaaaaaattagtCACCAATCCAGGAACCTGCTCACTATGTATACACTAATCCTTACATAACACCTGGCTGGAGATTCACACCATCACAGTGTACCATCAAAAGAAGCGACCTATCTGAGGTACCAAATGTGAAGAAATGGTGTCTTTTCAGTGGTTGCTTCTGatctttaaaaagcaaacataGGCAAAGACAGCAGAGAAACGAGGGTCAAGGTTGTACAATAGGAAAGCTCAAATTTGACAACATTTGTTAGTTAAATACTGATCTACATGTATCCTCAATAGGAgttcctgctgtgtttttatgagacagagaaggacaaaacaaacagatgttagGATGAAGCAAGACAACACTGAACTTCTCCATGACGACTCTTGTAGTAACACCATTTGTGAgaacacttcaaaaacacttagCAACAGCGTACACCAGCTTATGTTTgtgagctctttttttttaatgtctgttttgatCCTCTACAGCTGTGAGAGGACAGAGGTAGATAATGTTCAGGATTCTCACCAAGTGTCCACTTCTCATTCAGACGCCTCTCAGCAAGACTGTGCACCAGCCGGATCTCGTAATCCTGGTCCCGACTCCCCCTGGACGCCTGGAGGATCTTGATGCCCGTGGATAGCCTGATGTAGTCTTCGTAGTAGTAGCCCCAGGCAGCTAGCGACAGCTGCAGTTGACTGTCAAAGCGAGACAGGTCATCCAGATTCAGACAACCCAAAGTCTTCAGCCTGCGGTagcaaacaaaagtaaaagtgtGTGAAGTCGATCATTAACAGGGAGGGATGATGAATCACTTCAAGAAGGTACAGCCTTGAGGAACAAACCCTGCCATGACTGCTTATTGTCAGACCTCATCTATTGTCATACATCATCTGTTGTGCAGGAATGCAGACTTAACTGCTAACAACTGGTTGTTCCACATGCTAAGCAATGATTTCTCTGAGCCTCTGTACAAAGAGTAACCTCAGCCTTATCAGTCCAACTCTAAGGACAAGTCAACAGGATGTATTCAGAGGGTGTGGTATGTTGGGCCATGCCTTCAAGGAGAGTTCAAGTTAAAGTGGTGCGGTTTATTATGGGAACAGTCTACATGGGCAGCAGAGCAGAAGGAAACATCAACAGAAAGATGATTGTAAACATGTGAACAAATCACAATCTCTAACTGTGAAGCTTCTATGGAATGTTGTAGCTCACTCTGTTGACAAAATACTGCAATCAACCTTTCCAAGTGGGATTAACATGACTTCCAATAAAACACAATCTTAAGAGAGTTCAACTGTTTGTGCAGTCAGATTATATCATCTCTAAAATAAAACGTGCTACAATGAAACTACTAATGCGCAATTCATTGAAATGTATAAACATTATGTCTCTAAAATCATTTGAAATATCAAGCTAGAAATAAAAGGACATTATAATTAAAGCGGGACGTGCATGTTTGAATCATGGTGCCAGAATCAACATAAAATACAGTTGTGTTTCAGATAGGGGAGTCAAACTATGGAATGACTCTAGTGATGAGTTGAAGGTGTGTCGTTCTCTGAGGAGTTTCAGGAAAGTAATGCAAACTAGTTCCTGATTACAACATAAAACAATTAAGAATTAAAGACAGTtatcgtcatcatcatcctgATCATCTTGGGTCAAATTTGAATAAAGCAGATGTAAATCTTCAGGCAATACTTTCACATATTTGAGAGAGTAAAAAATACACTGagatcatttttttttcatttgataaaCATTTGATAATGAATACttagaactttaaaaaataacatgtgACTTGTTTCAAACTGTCTCTGTCCTCTGGCAACAAAGCTTGcaaacacaactttttttttcctaaaagcatgggaatttaaattaatttggaAGCTGGTGCTGCACTGATTTAACAGTGTGTGGTGATGATGATTATCTATCTTGTGTTTGCGATCAGTACTAGTGATGCTGAGATAACGCCGTTTAACCTGATTTCACTTTTAAttcctttttctatttctataTTAAGACGTTCATTTTTAATCATCATGCTAGTTTTTCCACTATATTCTGAGAAGCAATGAGAGGCTTTAGTATCACTTCATCTTCAACTTTTCCAGTTTTAGATTTATGCCCTCGTCCAAATATAAACACTTCATTGTAAGTGATGGAGGTTTTAAGTCCTGCAAATTCAGCAATATTGGAGGGAGCCTCACCGTGACAGTTATGACCTTCATATTGTGACACAGTGTCCCATTAGCAATGTCAGACTGCTTTTCCTTTGTAACACGATGACAACAACAGGACTACATGTTAGAGAAACACTAGTGACCTTTGGATGTGTTATAACTGACTTTCTTTGAAGTGAGGCAGGacaaacaggaaacattttGATAACAACTGCTCACACAACTAGTCTGATTGCATCAATAAAGagcacctgacacacacacatacaaacatctGCATTGCTGCAGGGTCTCACATGAACAGTTCTGAAAGAATACTCTTACTGCAGTGACCCTCAGAAACACTGCAGCCTCTAACACTTTGTGTCAGCAAACTCAGCTAACCATGAAAGAGGAGGCTGCCCTCAAGTGGACAGGAACAAGTATCGCCTGAGTTGAATAGCATTAAAACCACCAGAACTCATTTACAAAAACATACAACTTACCAGACACTATCTACACTTATGACACAAGTAATTGTTCCCAATAGGGGAAAGCTACTCACAACTGCTTGCCAGACTGATGTAAATGTTGAGGCTTAGATCTTGCATTACTTACGTATGGTAATAGTGCTCCAAGTTCTGGGAGCAAAGCCACTCCTGGAAGGCAAAGTCTCGCAGCAGCTGGATGTGGGCCTCTGCGATTTCCCTCCAGCGCTGCTGTTCCTTCACCACCTCTTCCAGACGACTCAGTACACTCAGGCTCAGCTCCTCCAGAGTCTTTACATCTGGATGACACATGAACAACACTTAAAAATCCACAATCAAACATCAGCCAACAAATCAGCATCAGCAATGCCCCAGAATAGGCTTAAATACCCACTAAAGTCTGTTATGATAAGTATTTGAGCCTCTGCTGATTGTCAGTGCATGCCATAGGCATCTCATAATCCTGAAATTTCAGTTTTCAACCCAAAAGAACGACCAGGCTCTTAGAAACAGGATCTTCTTGAATCAAACAAAGCTCAGTTGAAGTCAAACACATATATCTCTATTATTTCTGCAAACTCTCTGAGTGAAACTCTGAAGCCAACAGATCTTTTAAAGAAGTACTCCTTACCAAAAAGTTTCAAGCAATAATACCCTGTTTTGCAGAAGTGCCCTTGTGCGGCTGACTGAAGCTACTCTTCCTTATATTCCTCTGAATGATATGCCAATTAACAAACATTGCACACTGTAATGTTTATGTAAACCCTTAATGGAGATGACTGCCACCCACTAACCTTCAAATAAGTGCCTGTATTGAGAGAGGCTATGTCCTTGGAGCCATTCCTCAATCTgactttctttccctttcttccAGCGCACTTCCCAGAAGAAGATCCAAGACACTGAGCAGAAGAGGAAGGTCAGGAAGAAGCGGCGGTCCATCAGACCATCCTTCAGCCTTCACTGAGACCCTCCAATGCTCAAAGGAAAGCTGCCACTCACAAGGAGGCTAGTCTGGTCTCCTACAATTAGAAACACAAATGCTTGAGCTCAAAACAGCTGGATCAGAATATTAAAACAACAGATTCTAATAGGGATAATTTGTCAAAACAGAAGGGCAACGATTGAACCAAGGCACTTTAAAAGAAACTGCTCTGCcaagaaaaacattaatattCAAGTGTCACCTTGGAGAAGCGTTGACTGATGGAAGAATAACATGTCATGTAATCCTCAGCACTAAATTATGCATGAAGCGTTTGGCTGGGGAACAGTCATAAAACTTGAACATGCCTCTGATAGCTAGAAAATACAACTTAAGTCAAAACCTTATCATTTTAAGGCTGATTAATCTAAATCTCACCCAACAACAGTCCAGATGATGGTACATTTAACAAGAATGACGAGCTAGAGATGGGTTGCCTCAGGTGTCAAAACGTTTCCAAATGACATCCGCAGCCTGTTATAAATCACAAGTTACAATAATTACACTTTAGTTGCCGGTGAGCTGCTTCATGGACCACGACACAAAGAGATCGGAACAGAGACAGGCTACAACAACTGCAAAATCATCAATTCTTGCTCGTCTATTGACACCAGGAGCGCAAAGGTAGAGATGGAGGTAACATACAATGCTAACAGCTAGCGAAGTTAACCAACAATGTCAGCGTCATCTTAGAAATCACGTCGCCGACCCGTGGTGGTTGTCGACATGCACATCACAACACGTTCACGAGGAGCCGCCTGCAATAGCACAACTACACAAAGCCACAATGCAAATGTAGGAATATCCCCACGTAATGCTATTAAACACTGCATCTACCTTCGTCTGTCAGGCATTAGCTTAGCAACCGGAAAATGCGCAGGAGAGTCGTCGCCTATTGATGACATCACTAGAAAGCGCCTTGATACACGAGGAGGGGAAGGGGAGCTAGCTAGGAGCCACTTCCAAGAGCTGGGTTGTCACGTTTAAAAACATGGTCAGTAATCTCTTtaatacatctttttttaacttaCGAACAGATATCTTGCCAGCTGTTGTGCTAAAGAGTGCCACTGTTACCATTAAAGAGGCGTTATATCAATTTTACGCCTGTGTTAAGTTAGCTAGCATTAGCCAATCGTTTTGAATAAACTATGCATAGACGCAGGATTAATGGTTATTCCTCAACATTCTATGATTGATGTTAACCAGTCTAAATACATGGCTGCAAGATAGGTGAAATTCAGTCGGTAATCGTCTTTCCATAAAATTGTGACTAAATGCTGACTGGGTTGGTTTTGCAATGCTAAGTTAATaaattcagtgtttgttttgtacaCAGTGAAGCCACACAGGCTCACTAGTCTGTCGTGAAGATGACGTGAGAGATTGTGTTGATATTTGGTGTTAACTACAGAAAATTCAGTTGCGAGGTCATAAGGTATTTACATAAAAGCTTTACTGTTGTAataagtctgtttgtttttacttggtCCATATAGGGGAAAGCAAAGACAAAGAAGTTTGCTGCAATGAAGAGAATGATCAATCTAAAAGACAACAGAAtgtaagttttctttttttaaaggcactatgaggagtttttcacctgctgagaaacagactgaaaccaacactgatgcgtCTTTATGAACttcaaaagcaaaaatcacCCCATTAACAACATCACTGATACCTCCAtcattttaatgccttaaagcactcagagggggtaggtgtcagaccacatgattgacatttggctttaaaaacacccctttttggctgttttcatggctaataatcacattgagtgataaatatgtctgttaaaagacagcagggtgaggtttttgttgaaaaaactacgtttgcatgtacagaacaagagataagtggtatgactttgtccacaatggggcaccaAAATGGATggaaatcaaaagttcctcacagcagccttaacctttttttttattccaacaaTAGCTGCAGTTTATTTATCCAGTTTCTaaccatacaatacaataaaatcaagcCTGATACTTCTGGGAGAACTATAAGGAGGCTCGAATCCTTAGACTtctgcagaaagatgctgcagatgttttaacagtctgtggtggcaagtgtgtcattctctgctgcagtctgcttggaaagcagtataaaacacaaggatgcgaagcgactggacaaactagtgaaaagagctggcactgtgattggaaccaggttggactcactgggggctgtggtggagataTGCACACAGTAGAAGCTTGAGGCCagtctaaattacacagatcatccacttcacaacttctttgtggaccagagaaacagcggcaGTGGGAGGCTCATCTCTGCAGATATACAGAAAATCGTTCAttcctgcagccattaggcttcataactctctagctaatgggagatgagctcacagacacctgaattacttgctTTGTGATTTTTCTAATTGTATCtaccagacacctgaatttcccttcatggattaataaagtacattctattccattctataaTTGACTTGTTTTGTAGAAAGGAGAAGGATCGAGCAAAggcaaaagagaaaaagaagaaagatccATCAGCGCTCAAGGAGAGAGAAGTGTAAGTCTGACTCATGAAAGCTTGAATTTGATGATTACCTCCTGTGATGGGTTTTGTAACCTGAGTTCTTTTACCTTTTTGTGCAGGACAAAGCACCCCTCATGCCTGTTCTTCCAGTATAATACACAGCTTGGTCCACCATACCACATTCTAGTGGACACCAATTTCATCAACTTCTCCATCAAGGCTAAACTGGACATTGTTCAGTCCATGATGGACTGCCTGTATGCAAAATGTAAGTGTTCTTGCATAGTGGTGAATCTAAAAGGCATggtaacatatttttttttcaataatcaTACAGACAACAGTACAGAATGTTATAATTTAACCATAACCACACATTGCTTTTTCTTGATCCACTCCAGGTATCCCATACATCACAGACTGCGTGATGGCAGAGATTGAAAAGCTTGGAATGAAGTACAGAGTTGCACTCAGGTACAAACTGCTGAATAGTAATTGGCACGAgagcagtataggtcataaagcccacTTTCTACTTGTAAAAAGATGGGATATGAGTAAAACTTTCagtcaaatatattttccataAACATGTTATTCTATTTCTAATCATGCTGATGTTTttcatgctgaagtgttaattTTTCTGTGAAATTAAGTTCTGTTTAGTTATTTGTTGCTCCCAAAAGGGGCTTTACGCGCTGAACTGCATGTCGACAAATGTGGTTCCTGCGGTGCTGTTTGCATCAAA encodes the following:
- the fcf1 gene encoding rRNA-processing protein FCF1 homolog, translated to MGKAKTKKFAAMKRMINLKDNRIKEKDRAKAKEKKKKDPSALKEREVTKHPSCLFFQYNTQLGPPYHILVDTNFINFSIKAKLDIVQSMMDCLYAKCIPYITDCVMAEIEKLGMKYRVALRIAKDPRFERLPCTHKGTYADDCLTQRVTQHKCYILATVDRDLKRRIRKIPGVPIMYISNHRYNIERMPDDYGAPRF